In Elusimicrobiota bacterium, the following proteins share a genomic window:
- a CDS encoding DUF3352 domain-containing protein → MKNKKVKILLLIIGFAIIFYLFFITVYKKEKKIIATIDLSYEKLIPPDPSILMRFDDLGSVWMDFKNTNIYSQLNGFMKWFWKEMPSESLGFSKDIRDIQNSIGFDLSEKNMLSILSKNIMVAMWLKNADDRKILLISSLDKQSDLLKEVRDLVAKKIGIDEYKNIQIDIFSENKYWCLIDDRLVISNDIFTIRKVIDLATDVLNSSVADDVEFKTNMQKIISGNYIYIKPGGIGPNNYRPIEEMANAVLLSVQFKKGILVKSYIFNKNPGLKKKPQKIKSLSFIPGNALLFVAGNLPIPYFIPVPVTEKTVFSEESGYVLCPYNNKNAIMMFCKVKSKKLFLGKFEEIVKPSSKEKEGGTFDYRLPFLGVVQFKYFFIKKYFIICYPPSFSEDIESFMTKKKNLLSETEKFKQLTIPSKSNEIFYIDFYSIFSMLFKNDYLRFIQPSGGYTVWTPVGMENYYYIPMVDLSNQQCMDIFSKLRDLAYRKIIIEKEKVTQRNLFYLREAINIYNAKTRKYPRKLDSLIEEYLDEIPQELLTKSNKVSRVLNGSGGWVYKKGKVTLNVFGSDLSGSLYTRW, encoded by the coding sequence ATGAAAAATAAAAAAGTAAAAATCTTGTTGTTAATTATAGGATTTGCGATAATTTTTTATTTATTTTTTATTACGGTTTATAAAAAAGAGAAGAAAATAATCGCAACAATTGACTTGTCTTATGAAAAACTGATACCCCCCGACCCTTCTATTCTTATGCGGTTTGATGATTTAGGTTCTGTGTGGATGGATTTTAAGAATACAAATATTTATTCACAATTGAATGGTTTTATGAAATGGTTTTGGAAAGAAATGCCGTCGGAATCGCTTGGATTTTCAAAAGATATCAGGGATATTCAGAATAGTATAGGGTTTGATTTAAGTGAAAAAAATATGTTGTCGATTTTAAGTAAAAACATCATGGTTGCAATGTGGTTAAAAAATGCTGATGATAGAAAAATATTATTAATTTCAAGTTTGGATAAACAATCTGATTTGTTGAAAGAAGTAAGAGATTTGGTGGCAAAGAAAATTGGAATAGACGAATATAAAAATATACAAATAGACATATTCAGTGAGAATAAATATTGGTGTCTTATAGATGACAGGTTGGTTATATCAAACGACATATTTACTATACGAAAAGTAATTGATTTAGCAACAGATGTTTTAAACAGTTCTGTTGCAGATGATGTCGAGTTCAAGACAAATATGCAAAAAATAATATCGGGAAATTATATTTATATTAAGCCCGGAGGAATTGGACCAAATAATTATAGGCCGATAGAAGAAATGGCAAACGCAGTTTTATTGTCAGTTCAATTTAAGAAGGGTATACTGGTAAAATCATATATTTTCAACAAAAATCCCGGATTAAAGAAGAAGCCCCAAAAAATTAAGTCACTGTCGTTTATCCCCGGAAATGCCTTGCTTTTTGTCGCGGGTAATTTACCTATACCGTATTTTATTCCTGTTCCTGTTACCGAAAAAACAGTTTTTAGTGAAGAGTCAGGATATGTATTATGCCCTTATAATAATAAAAATGCAATTATGATGTTTTGTAAAGTGAAAAGTAAGAAATTATTTTTAGGTAAATTTGAGGAAATTGTAAAACCATCATCAAAAGAAAAAGAGGGAGGTACATTCGATTACAGACTGCCTTTTTTGGGTGTTGTACAATTTAAGTATTTTTTTATAAAAAAATATTTCATTATCTGTTACCCGCCTTCCTTTTCAGAAGATATAGAAAGTTTTATGACAAAGAAGAAAAACTTATTATCAGAAACTGAAAAATTCAAGCAGTTAACAATTCCGTCTAAAAGTAATGAGATATTTTATATCGATTTTTATAGTATTTTTTCGATGTTATTTAAAAATGATTATTTACGTTTCATACAGCCAAGCGGAGGGTATACAGTATGGACACCCGTGGGTATGGAAAATTATTATTATATACCCATGGTTGATTTATCTAACCAACAGTGTATGGATATTTTTTCAAAGCTTCGTGATCTGGCATATAGAAAAATCATTATTGAAAAGGAGAAGGTAACCCAAAGAAATTTGTTTTACCTTCGTGAAGCAATAAATATTTATAATGCAAAAACAAGAAAATATCCCAGGAAACTTGATTCTCTTATTGAAGAATACCTGGATGAGATACCGCAGGAATTATTAACTAAATCCAACAAAGTGAGTCGTGTCTTAAATGGTTCAGGCGGCTGGGTATATAAAAAAGGTAAAGTTACTCTGAATGTTTTTGGCAGTGATTTGTCGGGGAGTTTATACACAAGGTGGTAA
- a CDS encoding DUF2905 domain-containing protein — translation MSFFGKILIITGLVFVFVGIILVFNIKIPYLGKLPGDIYIKKENFTFYFPLSTSIVLSVLLSFILWLISKK, via the coding sequence ATGAGTTTTTTCGGAAAGATTTTAATAATAACAGGTTTGGTTTTTGTTTTTGTCGGTATTATACTTGTTTTTAACATAAAAATCCCATATTTGGGAAAACTCCCCGGGGATATCTATATAAAGAAAGAAAACTTTACCTTTTATTTCCCGTTATCTACCTCTATAGTTCTTAGTGTTTTATTATCATTTATACTATGGTTAATTTCAAAAAAGTAA
- a CDS encoding SpoIID/LytB domain-containing protein — translation MSKNLKIHEIASSLVRNDKKDVVIARSIATKQSKLFIIFYFLFIFSGCAVPQKKTKVTVKPEVPVVSERMKETLIPEAILPQKSQRIVKIGIFENLSQVTIGAEDDFVITDTKTGKETEMSADNAYVVKIIDGKIIFIKKQYQFPIKLNTKNPKYKIKVGGKRYRGNIILRIKNKKRITVINEVGIEDYLCGVMTKEVSPDWAIESLKAQAVVARTFAIKNLNRHYESGFDLCSQTHCQVYGGADSEDERSDNAVADTAGEILVYNGGIINTLYHSSCGGHTEDIRNVWQDSKSPNPEYLTGVECGFCEDDRWYNWTAKYSFAAIANNLRANGYKIKDIKRIKAVGYTSSGRVKEILIEHSKGNLWLASSRFRTSMGSNVIRSTNFKIKLKKNVVYFTGHGWGHGVGMCQWGAKGMAEKGWNYEKILKYYYRNTEIKKLD, via the coding sequence ATGTCTAAGAATTTAAAAATTCATGAGATTGCTTCATCTTTAGTTCGCAATGACAAAAAAGATGTAGTCATTGCGAGGAGTATAGCGACGAAGCAATCTAAGTTGTTTATCATTTTTTATTTTTTGTTCATTTTTTCCGGGTGTGCTGTTCCGCAAAAGAAAACTAAAGTTACTGTTAAGCCGGAAGTGCCGGTAGTTTCAGAAAGAATGAAAGAGACATTAATACCGGAAGCTATCTTACCTCAAAAATCGCAAAGAATAGTAAAAATAGGTATTTTTGAAAATTTATCACAGGTCACAATCGGCGCCGAAGATGATTTTGTAATTACTGATACCAAAACCGGTAAAGAAACCGAAATGTCAGCAGATAATGCTTACGTTGTTAAAATTATTGACGGAAAAATTATCTTTATAAAAAAACAGTATCAATTCCCGATAAAATTAAACACTAAAAATCCAAAATATAAAATTAAGGTTGGTGGGAAAAGGTACAGGGGAAACATAATATTGCGAATAAAAAATAAAAAAAGAATTACTGTCATAAATGAGGTTGGAATTGAAGACTATCTTTGCGGAGTAATGACAAAGGAAGTATCGCCTGACTGGGCAATTGAGTCATTAAAAGCACAGGCAGTAGTTGCAAGAACTTTTGCTATTAAAAATTTAAATAGGCATTATGAAAGTGGTTTCGATTTATGTTCACAGACACATTGTCAGGTTTATGGGGGAGCGGATTCTGAAGATGAAAGGTCGGACAATGCGGTAGCTGATACAGCAGGAGAAATTCTTGTTTATAACGGTGGGATAATAAATACCCTTTATCATTCAAGTTGCGGGGGGCATACCGAAGATATTAGAAATGTCTGGCAGGATTCCAAAAGTCCTAATCCTGAATATCTTACCGGCGTAGAATGTGGTTTTTGCGAAGATGATAGATGGTATAATTGGACTGCTAAATATTCTTTTGCTGCAATTGCAAATAATTTGCGTGCTAACGGTTACAAGATTAAAGATATAAAAAGAATAAAAGCTGTCGGGTATACATCATCAGGTCGTGTGAAAGAAATTCTAATTGAACATTCCAAAGGAAATCTATGGCTGGCATCCAGCAGGTTCAGAACATCCATGGGTTCCAATGTTATTCGCAGTACTAATTTTAAAATTAAACTTAAAAAAAATGTTGTTTATTTTACCGGGCATGGTTGGGGTCATGGTGTAGGTATGTGCCAGTGGGGTGCAAAAGGCATGGCTGAAAAAGGTTGGAATTATGAAAAAATATTAAAATATTATTATCGTAACACTGAAATCAAAAAATTAGATTAA
- the queA gene encoding tRNA preQ1(34) S-adenosylmethionine ribosyltransferase-isomerase QueA: MSSQNLSDFYYDLPKRFIAQYPSRKRDESKLLVLHRNTGKIEHKIFRDIVEYFDKGDVLVINNTKVIPARLFGKKQTGGKIEILLLNEGKDNIVNVIAKPSKNLKIGDRLFFGDDFCEIISISDGFLKVKFSSDIEIVVEKQGKMPLPPYIKRDLIQDDIDRYQTVFASIPGSVAAPTAGLHFTERIFKDLKNKDIEISEVLLHISWATFSPVRCKNIVEHKMGTEYFELNSVNADKINASKRKIAVGTTSVRVLETVSKGDKVLAKNGTTDIFIYPGYSFKNVDAMITNFHLPETTLLMLVCAFAGKDLIFKVYEEAKKENYRFASYGDAMLIL; this comes from the coding sequence ATGTCTTCTCAAAATCTCTCAGATTTTTATTATGACCTGCCAAAAAGATTTATAGCACAATACCCGAGCCGGAAAAGAGACGAATCGAAACTGTTGGTCCTTCACAGAAATACCGGGAAAATAGAGCATAAAATTTTCAGGGATATTGTAGAATATTTCGATAAAGGCGATGTTTTAGTTATAAACAATACAAAAGTGATTCCTGCCCGTCTTTTCGGGAAAAAACAAACAGGCGGCAAAATAGAAATATTGTTGCTTAATGAGGGCAAGGATAATATAGTTAATGTGATAGCTAAGCCATCGAAAAATTTAAAGATTGGTGATCGTCTGTTTTTCGGTGATGATTTTTGCGAAATTATTTCCATATCAGATGGTTTTCTAAAAGTTAAATTTTCAAGTGATATCGAAATTGTTGTTGAAAAGCAAGGCAAGATGCCGTTACCGCCTTATATAAAAAGGGATTTAATACAAGATGATATTGATAGATACCAGACCGTCTTCGCATCTATCCCGGGTTCAGTAGCGGCGCCAACAGCAGGATTACATTTCACAGAAAGAATTTTTAAAGATTTAAAAAATAAGGATATAGAAATATCCGAAGTTTTGCTTCATATTTCCTGGGCTACTTTTTCACCTGTCAGATGTAAAAATATTGTAGAACATAAAATGGGTACTGAATACTTTGAGTTAAACAGTGTCAATGCAGATAAAATAAATGCTTCTAAAAGAAAAATTGCGGTTGGAACAACTTCCGTTAGGGTTTTGGAAACAGTTTCGAAGGGTGACAAGGTTTTGGCAAAAAACGGTACAACTGATATTTTTATTTATCCGGGATATAGTTTTAAAAATGTTGATGCTATGATTACGAATTTTCACCTTCCTGAAACCACGCTTCTTATGCTTGTATGTGCATTTGCCGGGAAAGACTTGATTTTCAAGGTGTATGAAGAAGCAAAAAAAGAAAACTATCGTTTTGCTTCGTATGGCGATGCGATGTTGATTTTATAG
- a CDS encoding FliG C-terminal domain-containing protein: MVKWLSSQMVKWSGSQIVKCLLFLGLIICQFTAIVNAQKEAKTSIETKIALETNLESRLKKVLTEITGTEKLIVIVNVELMSEKKETEPAKKEDDMILPGVPIKETLAEKKVESVMMSALGEDTRTMIKKLSVTVILDKSISPAVVEIVNKVATGLLGIESERGDKLIIQQMSFQKNLFTWSSLIYPPNIYWIIAVLSGLVFTLTILLFLFGPFQKFAKELASAAVNSVAAFKERTSEQSGGFSVGGGVALPELAQSTETKPEKTASGKEPLFSFVNESNVKELIFLLKNESPKHIAAVINYLSPELSTNVLNSISPDKKKDIYSALSKMEEFDSSEIGTIESQLKSRIDYLIGGEEKIMKIIDDADETMQMEILTELRKTNIPLAEKIQKSMIRLDILSTLDITGLQLVIKQIGGSLFGQILKVLSKEAQEKIITMLPAGAATRLRQEMALTKPLAPQRLAIEKKRLLNIIRRMRERGLI; encoded by the coding sequence ATGGTTAAATGGTTAAGTAGTCAAATGGTCAAATGGTCAGGTAGTCAAATAGTAAAGTGTTTGTTGTTTCTCGGTTTAATAATTTGTCAATTTACTGCTATTGTTAATGCCCAAAAAGAGGCAAAGACATCAATTGAAACTAAGATTGCACTTGAAACTAACCTTGAAAGCCGGTTAAAAAAAGTTCTTACGGAAATCACAGGTACCGAAAAGCTTATTGTGATTGTGAATGTTGAGTTAATGAGCGAAAAGAAAGAAACTGAACCAGCCAAAAAAGAAGATGATATGATATTGCCGGGGGTACCGATTAAGGAAACACTTGCAGAAAAAAAAGTAGAATCAGTTATGATGTCGGCTCTCGGTGAAGATACAAGGACAATGATAAAAAAACTTTCCGTAACGGTGATTCTTGACAAATCCATTTCACCTGCGGTTGTAGAGATAGTAAATAAAGTAGCGACGGGACTTTTAGGTATTGAATCGGAAAGGGGAGACAAGCTGATAATCCAGCAGATGTCTTTCCAGAAAAATCTGTTTACGTGGTCTTCACTTATTTATCCGCCGAATATTTATTGGATTATTGCTGTTCTTTCAGGGTTGGTATTTACATTGACGATTTTGCTGTTTTTGTTCGGACCGTTTCAGAAATTTGCAAAAGAACTTGCCTCAGCTGCAGTAAATTCCGTTGCAGCATTTAAAGAAAGGACTTCCGAGCAGTCAGGTGGTTTTTCCGTAGGTGGCGGTGTTGCACTTCCTGAGTTAGCTCAGTCAACTGAAACAAAACCCGAAAAGACTGCATCCGGTAAAGAACCGTTATTCTCATTTGTTAACGAATCCAATGTAAAAGAACTTATTTTCTTGCTAAAAAACGAGTCGCCAAAACATATCGCGGCAGTTATAAATTATCTCTCACCGGAACTTTCAACAAATGTACTTAACAGCATATCACCGGATAAGAAAAAAGACATATATTCAGCACTTTCAAAAATGGAAGAATTTGATTCATCTGAAATTGGGACAATTGAATCCCAGTTAAAATCAAGAATTGACTATCTCATCGGCGGCGAAGAGAAAATTATGAAAATTATTGATGATGCTGATGAAACAATGCAAATGGAAATATTAACTGAACTTAGAAAAACAAACATACCGCTTGCTGAAAAAATACAGAAGTCAATGATTCGCCTTGATATCCTTTCAACGCTCGATATCACAGGGTTACAACTTGTTATTAAACAGATAGGCGGTTCATTGTTCGGGCAGATATTAAAAGTTTTATCAAAAGAAGCGCAGGAAAAAATAATAACTATGCTTCCTGCCGGAGCAGCGACAAGGTTAAGACAGGAAATGGCTCTTACTAAACCGCTTGCACCGCAGCGTCTTGCAATAGAGAAAAAACGTCTTTTAAATATTATCCGTAGAATGAGAGAAAGAGGACTGATATAA
- a CDS encoding motility protein A, translating to MDLMTILGIITGFGAILFVMVRGEMVHMLWNVEALVLIFGGTFGAAMITYPWKIIKRIPAALFIVFFPRKRMPLIVASKTFTWLAEKAKREGVEKLQEDISKLDSPFLKDALQMVVDGLEADVVKEKLEKEISSIRRRHQQLANVFRSMGTYAPIFGLLGTLVGVVQVLRNLTDPQSLGASMAIAMTASFYGIFSANFMFLPIAGKLSANSEDEIILKEVITKGVLSIQKGDVPVVVEKKLEAFISYRTREKESRKK from the coding sequence ATGGATTTAATGACAATTTTGGGAATTATTACAGGATTTGGCGCTATTTTGTTCGTAATGGTACGCGGCGAAATGGTCCATATGCTTTGGAATGTTGAAGCATTAGTACTTATTTTCGGTGGAACTTTTGGAGCGGCGATGATTACATATCCATGGAAAATAATTAAACGGATTCCGGCTGCTCTGTTTATTGTCTTTTTCCCTCGCAAGAGGATGCCGTTAATCGTTGCGAGTAAAACATTTACCTGGCTTGCTGAAAAAGCGAAACGGGAAGGTGTTGAAAAACTGCAGGAAGATATTTCTAAACTTGACTCGCCATTTTTAAAAGATGCATTACAGATGGTTGTAGACGGTCTTGAAGCGGATGTAGTAAAAGAAAAACTTGAGAAAGAGATCAGTTCTATTAGAAGACGGCATCAGCAATTAGCGAATGTATTCCGTTCAATGGGTACTTATGCTCCTATTTTTGGACTTTTGGGTACACTGGTAGGTGTTGTTCAGGTGCTCCGTAACTTGACTGACCCGCAAAGTTTAGGTGCTTCCATGGCAATAGCCATGACAGCGTCTTTTTATGGAATTTTCTCCGCGAACTTTATGTTTCTTCCTATTGCCGGTAAATTATCTGCAAACAGCGAAGATGAAATTATACTTAAAGAAGTTATAACTAAAGGTGTATTGTCTATTCAAAAAGGCGATGTCCCGGTTGTTGTTGAGAAAAAATTAGAAGCCTTTATATCATACCGTACAAGAGAAAAAGAAAGTAGGAAAAAATGA
- a CDS encoding OmpA family protein yields the protein MAESYRERRTQENPIWLAVLSDLMTNLMLFFLVLYGFTRQPEEMRKSMTAALSDRFKGKKVDYALAKAEKVVKKFQEEETASRIDNLVKDKGIQEYTQVEISEKYVKITLKTPVLFSPGSSALKEEAMISLKEVSKALRLLPNSVIVEGHTDNVPISTKMYSSNWELSVARAYSVIDFLIKAGIPPDRFVAAGYGEYKAIASNDTEEGRMQNRRIEINVVR from the coding sequence ATGGCAGAATCTTATCGTGAAAGACGAACTCAGGAAAATCCCATCTGGTTAGCTGTTTTGTCAGATTTAATGACTAATCTTATGTTGTTTTTTCTTGTACTTTATGGTTTTACAAGACAACCTGAAGAAATGAGGAAATCTATGACTGCTGCTCTTTCAGATAGGTTCAAAGGCAAGAAAGTGGATTATGCACTTGCTAAAGCGGAAAAAGTCGTTAAAAAATTTCAGGAAGAGGAAACGGCGTCAAGAATAGATAATCTTGTAAAGGATAAAGGAATTCAGGAATATACACAGGTAGAAATTAGTGAAAAATACGTAAAAATAACACTGAAAACTCCTGTTTTATTTTCTCCGGGTAGTTCAGCATTAAAAGAAGAAGCAATGATTTCATTAAAAGAAGTTTCAAAAGCTCTTCGACTATTACCAAATTCTGTAATAGTTGAAGGACATACGGATAACGTACCTATCAGTACAAAAATGTATTCGTCTAATTGGGAACTTTCAGTTGCAAGAGCGTATAGCGTAATTGATTTTTTAATTAAAGCAGGAATACCACCTGATAGATTTGTTGCAGCAGGTTACGGTGAATATAAAGCAATCGCTTCAAACGATACAGAAGAAGGCAGAATGCAAAACCGCCGCATAGAAATAAACGTCGTAAGATAA
- a CDS encoding OmpA family protein, which translates to MAEDFNDLELEEDFLTEEERYIEEFKKEDAKEAEDDSFQEHHDDMSQHLWMVSFADLMTILMIFFLSLFGYAYSGTSTQYEKAMASLQKDVASTKGKSVFENKEKEADAAMQMETFIKEKKLAEYAKVETNAQRIKISLSNPILFDSGSAELKSEAVPALKEIAHLIRSMDNPVVVEGHTDNVPMSSAKYRSNFELSAARAFSVIGYFINVEKMSPEKFSAFGYGEYKAVAPNDTDANKAKNRRIEINIIRKT; encoded by the coding sequence ATGGCAGAAGATTTTAATGATTTAGAACTTGAAGAAGATTTTTTAACTGAAGAAGAAAGATATATTGAAGAATTTAAGAAGGAAGATGCTAAGGAAGCAGAAGATGATTCTTTCCAGGAACATCATGATGATATGTCCCAGCATTTATGGATGGTTTCTTTTGCTGACCTTATGACAATACTTATGATTTTTTTCCTTTCGTTATTCGGGTATGCATATTCGGGTACTTCAACCCAATATGAAAAAGCGATGGCGTCACTGCAGAAAGATGTTGCGTCAACGAAAGGAAAATCTGTTTTTGAAAATAAAGAAAAAGAAGCGGATGCTGCTATGCAAATGGAAACTTTTATTAAAGAAAAAAAACTTGCTGAATATGCAAAAGTAGAAACTAATGCACAGCGAATAAAAATTTCGCTTTCTAACCCGATTTTGTTTGATTCCGGTTCTGCAGAACTTAAGAGTGAAGCAGTGCCTGCTCTAAAAGAAATAGCGCACCTTATCCGTTCAATGGATAATCCTGTTGTAGTTGAAGGGCATACTGACAATGTTCCGATGTCATCAGCTAAATACCGTTCCAATTTTGAGCTTTCTGCTGCAAGAGCGTTTAGCGTAATAGGTTATTTTATTAATGTTGAAAAAATGTCACCTGAAAAATTCTCAGCTTTCGGTTACGGAGAATACAAAGCGGTTGCCCCTAATGACACGGATGCAAATAAAGCAAAAAACAGAAGAATAGAAATAAACATCATCAGGAAAACATGA
- a CDS encoding tetratricopeptide repeat protein produces the protein MKKIKNVQCPMSNVKRKWFVFIFFILLLTPDIGHRTSDCLYSQELNTLYQDAMNAFYNKDYKKAIGIWEEIIRIDVNQKNPPKLIEMARAKMFDKVKPLLNEFTSYLEKGDYTTAIRKNNELLEIDPLNGNYKKASEKLEKVVTMLAPSITQVSKVGDLMRKSIAAHVAGAKDERIPVLASRYAWQLDSNNKFAEKVFLFMEKEYITIARMEVMERGKNVIEQKLAVILEDIYDGKYEHALIECEIVLAIESENVMGWKRLGSIYYALGKRAEAKSAWEKALKLDPKDKDIARFYKRVK, from the coding sequence ATGAAAAAGATAAAAAATGTCCAATGTCCAATGTCCAATGTCAAACGGAAATGGTTTGTATTTATATTTTTTATATTATTATTGACCCCGGACATCGGACATCGGACATCGGACTGCCTTTATTCCCAAGAACTCAACACACTTTACCAGGATGCTATGAATGCTTTTTATAATAAGGATTATAAAAAAGCGATTGGTATATGGGAAGAGATAATAAGAATTGATGTTAACCAGAAAAATCCTCCAAAACTAATAGAAATGGCACGGGCAAAGATGTTTGATAAAGTCAAACCTCTCCTCAATGAATTTACTTCCTATTTAGAAAAAGGCGATTATACAACAGCAATCAGAAAAAACAATGAGTTACTTGAAATTGACCCCTTAAACGGAAACTACAAAAAAGCATCAGAGAAACTTGAAAAAGTTGTAACAATGTTAGCCCCTTCCATTACACAAGTAAGTAAAGTCGGTGACCTTATGAGAAAAAGCATAGCTGCGCATGTAGCTGGTGCAAAAGACGAAAGGATACCCGTTTTAGCAAGTCGTTATGCGTGGCAGTTAGATTCCAACAATAAATTTGCTGAAAAGGTTTTTCTTTTCATGGAAAAGGAATATATAACAATAGCGCGTATGGAAGTAATGGAAAGGGGTAAAAATGTCATTGAACAAAAACTTGCTGTTATTCTTGAAGATATTTATGACGGTAAATATGAACATGCATTAATAGAATGCGAAATTGTCCTTGCTATTGAATCTGAAAACGTTATGGGATGGAAGCGGCTTGGTTCCATATATTATGCTCTCGGAAAAAGAGCTGAAGCCAAATCCGCATGGGAAAAAGCTCTAAAACTAGACCCTAAAGACAAAGACATAGCCAGATTTTATAAAAGAGTGAAGTAG
- a CDS encoding 2-oxoisovalerate dehydrogenase: protein MRETRTAYKAGRKEIIFLVEESNEGGYEAKALDCSIFTQAETIKELKEAIKDAIECHFEGKSKPHIVRIHMVKDEVMVV from the coding sequence ATTCGTGAAACACGGACAGCATATAAGGCAGGAAGAAAAGAAATAATTTTTCTTGTAGAAGAATCAAACGAAGGTGGGTATGAAGCAAAAGCTCTTGATTGTTCAATTTTTACACAAGCAGAAACAATAAAAGAATTAAAAGAAGCAATAAAAGATGCCATAGAGTGTCATTTTGAAGGGAAAAGCAAACCTCATATAGTCAGGATTCATATGGTAAAAGATGAGGTAATGGTTGTATGA
- a CDS encoding type II toxin-antitoxin system HicA family toxin encodes MKIPRDISGSELAKLLNKKYDYKITRQTGSHMRLTTKLKGEHHVTIPKHKFIKLGTLNNILQGIANYIETDKQNIIKELFG; translated from the coding sequence ATGAAGATTCCTCGCGATATAAGCGGAAGCGAGTTAGCAAAACTTCTCAATAAAAAATACGATTATAAAATTACCCGTCAAACAGGAAGTCATATGAGATTAACAACTAAATTAAAAGGCGAACATCATGTTACTATTCCAAAGCATAAATTTATAAAGTTAGGAACACTGAATAATATTTTGCAAGGTATTGCAAATTACATAGAAACAGATAAACAAAATATAATTAAGGAATTATTCGGATAA